The Candidatus Pantoea soli genome window below encodes:
- a CDS encoding DUF1479 domain-containing protein has product MTTPFTAEQQPADCPQAIRQLKRALRAQIGDVEGLFEQVKSKIVSEIAAARAEEAQNGSAWPQITQAEIAAGSLDEATRQHIRRRGCVVVRQTFPRDQALAWDAAMMRYLDDNAFDQVYAGPGDNFFGNLDASRPEIYPIYWSEAQMAARQSEAMAQTQSFLNRLWKFESGGRRWFEPDVSILYPDRIRRRPPGTTSRGLGAHTDSGALERWLLPAYQKVFGPIFSNHFDQYDPWDAAHRTEVNEYQSGTTTKCSVFRTFQGWTALSDMQPGQGLLHVVPVPEAMAYLLLRPLLNDVPEEELCGVAPGKVLPVSAQWHPELIDGLCSIPALEAGDSVWWHCDVIHAVAPVENQQGWGNVMYIPAAPLCEKNAAYAASVAQALANGTSPGDFPKEDYEQHWRGRFTPQALNATGRRSLGLDR; this is encoded by the coding sequence ATGACCACCCCGTTTACTGCCGAACAGCAGCCCGCCGACTGTCCACAGGCCATTCGCCAGCTTAAGCGTGCCCTGCGCGCGCAGATCGGCGACGTTGAAGGGCTGTTTGAACAAGTCAAAAGTAAGATTGTCAGTGAAATTGCCGCCGCGCGCGCGGAAGAGGCACAGAACGGCAGCGCATGGCCGCAGATTACTCAGGCTGAGATTGCCGCTGGCAGCCTTGACGAAGCCACCCGGCAGCATATCCGCCGACGCGGTTGCGTGGTGGTCAGGCAGACGTTTCCCCGCGATCAGGCGCTGGCGTGGGATGCCGCCATGATGCGCTATCTGGACGACAACGCCTTTGATCAGGTTTACGCCGGACCCGGTGACAATTTCTTTGGCAATCTGGACGCGTCGCGCCCGGAGATTTACCCCATCTACTGGAGCGAAGCGCAGATGGCCGCGCGCCAGAGTGAGGCGATGGCACAAACCCAGTCTTTCCTTAATCGCCTGTGGAAGTTTGAGTCCGGCGGCAGACGCTGGTTTGAGCCGGATGTCAGTATTCTGTATCCGGATCGCATCCGCCGTCGTCCGCCGGGCACCACCTCGCGCGGGCTGGGCGCGCATACCGATTCCGGCGCACTGGAGCGCTGGCTGCTGCCGGCCTATCAGAAGGTGTTCGGCCCGATCTTCAGCAATCACTTTGATCAGTACGATCCCTGGGATGCGGCGCATCGCACTGAGGTTAATGAATATCAGTCCGGCACCACCACAAAGTGCTCGGTGTTTCGCACGTTTCAGGGCTGGACAGCGCTCTCGGATATGCAACCCGGCCAGGGACTGCTGCATGTGGTCCCGGTGCCGGAAGCGATGGCGTATCTGCTGCTGCGTCCGCTGCTGAACGATGTACCGGAAGAGGAGTTATGTGGCGTGGCGCCGGGCAAGGTGCTGCCGGTTTCAGCGCAGTGGCATCCGGAGCTGATCGACGGACTGTGTTCCATTCCGGCGCTCGAGGCGGGCGACTCCGTCTGGTGGCACTGCGACGTCATTCATGCCGTGGCACCGGTGGAAAACCAGCAGGGCTGGGGCAATGTGATGTACATTCCGGCCGCGCCGCTGTGTGAGAAAAACGCCGCGTATGCCGCCAGCGTGGCGCAGGCACTGGCGAACGGGACGTCACCGGGGGATTTCCCAAAAGAAGATTATGAGCAACACTGGCGCGGTCGATTTACGCCACAGGCGCTGAATGCCACAGGCCGCCGCAGTCTGGGACTGGATCGCTGA
- a CDS encoding 2-phosphosulfolactate phosphatase has protein sequence MSAVNSGWFTQRAQTIRLEWGLAAARWLAGEVACVVVVDVMSFSTCVSLACNRDACILPWRWRDDTAAQFAQAQGALLASTERQVSGAHFSLSPSSLTTLPPGSRLVLPSPNGSTVAFSARESGAVIFSACLRNLSATVAAIRHFDTILIIPCGERWPDGSLRPALEDYVAAGGLVAALAERTASPEAQAAAAVWQQAKQQAFRDLATCASAQELRQRGFADDVELCLMLDADTRATRLDGAAFYAVTVQC, from the coding sequence ATGTCTGCCGTGAACAGCGGCTGGTTTACCCAGCGAGCACAGACTATCCGACTGGAGTGGGGCTTAGCGGCAGCCCGGTGGCTGGCCGGCGAAGTGGCGTGTGTGGTGGTGGTAGACGTGATGTCCTTTTCCACCTGCGTCAGTCTTGCCTGTAACCGTGACGCTTGCATTCTGCCGTGGCGGTGGCGGGATGACACTGCCGCGCAGTTTGCCCAGGCGCAGGGGGCGTTGCTGGCGAGCACAGAGCGGCAAGTCAGCGGGGCGCACTTCAGCCTGTCACCCTCCTCATTAACCACGCTGCCGCCCGGTTCGCGGCTGGTACTGCCTTCGCCTAATGGTTCAACAGTAGCCTTTAGCGCCCGTGAAAGCGGGGCGGTGATCTTCAGTGCCTGCCTGCGCAATCTGTCCGCTACCGTTGCGGCTATCCGCCATTTCGACACCATTCTGATTATCCCCTGCGGTGAACGCTGGCCCGATGGCTCGCTTCGACCGGCGCTGGAAGATTATGTTGCGGCGGGTGGGCTGGTGGCGGCACTGGCCGAGCGCACGGCTTCGCCTGAGGCGCAGGCGGCGGCAGCCGTGTGGCAACAGGCAAAACAGCAGGCGTTTCGCGATCTGGCGACTTGTGCATCTGCCCAGGAGCTGCGCCAGCGCGGCTTTGCTGACGATGTCGAACTCTGCCTGATGCTGGATGCCGATACCCGTGCAACGCGCCTCGATGGGGCGGCCTTTTATGCGGTTACCGTGCAATGCTGA
- a CDS encoding GNAT family N-acetyltransferase: protein MEIRALRAEDFSPWMALWRGYQRFYQTTIDDDTSGETFRRLLSRAEPMHCLVAERDGSMVGLVHFLTHRSTWTRGNACYLQDLYVSESARGLGCGKALMLAVYQQAEQLGCARVYWMTQESNAAARALYDQVASKTDFVQYRHLLGS from the coding sequence ATGGAAATACGGGCATTACGCGCGGAGGATTTTTCTCCCTGGATGGCGCTGTGGCGGGGATATCAGCGCTTTTATCAGACCACTATTGATGATGATACCTCCGGCGAAACCTTCCGCCGCCTGCTGTCGCGCGCAGAGCCGATGCACTGTCTGGTCGCGGAGCGCGACGGCAGTATGGTCGGTCTGGTGCATTTTCTGACGCACCGCTCAACCTGGACGCGCGGTAACGCCTGTTATCTGCAGGATCTTTACGTCAGCGAATCCGCCCGCGGGCTGGGCTGCGGCAAAGCGCTGATGCTGGCGGTCTATCAGCAGGCAGAGCAGCTTGGCTGTGCCCGCGTCTACTGGATGACGCAGGAAAGCAACGCCGCGGCGCGCGCATTGTACGATCAGGTTGCCAGCAAAACCGATTTCGTTCAGTACCGGCATCTGCTCGGATCATAA
- the ampC gene encoding class C beta-lactamase: MRLPARFFVVTLLLSGSALAEPSPDAVIVPLMQQYAIPGMAVAILHEGKTHFYNYGVASKQTQVAVSEQTLFEIGSLSKTFTATLASYAAQQHQLAFSDTVSQWLPALKGSAFDRVTLLNLATHTSGTPLFVPDTVKDNQQLMAWYKNWQPPQPPGTTRVYSNLGIGLLGIITAKSLHQSFTDAMEKQLLPAMGMSHTYVQVPAAAMGRYAQGYSKLDKPVRVTPAPLDAEAYGLKSTSADLIRWLAIQLQQQPVAPAWQQAIATTQQGYYRTEAFTQAMMWEYYPLAADEAQRVAGNSGARIMNGMPATPVSPPEAAPAQAWYNKTGSTNGFATYAVFIPAQKIAVIMLANKWYPNDDRVRAADKIIRAINNNQ, from the coding sequence ATGCGCTTACCCGCCCGATTTTTTGTCGTAACGCTGTTGCTGAGCGGCAGCGCGCTGGCCGAACCTTCACCGGATGCGGTAATCGTCCCGCTGATGCAGCAGTACGCTATCCCCGGTATGGCGGTGGCGATCCTGCACGAGGGTAAAACGCACTTTTATAATTACGGTGTCGCCTCAAAACAGACGCAGGTTGCCGTCAGCGAACAGACGCTGTTTGAAATCGGTTCGCTGAGCAAAACCTTCACCGCCACGCTGGCCAGCTATGCGGCACAGCAGCATCAGCTGGCATTCAGCGACACCGTCAGCCAGTGGCTGCCAGCGCTGAAGGGCAGTGCGTTTGATCGGGTGACGCTGCTTAATCTGGCGACCCATACCAGCGGCACGCCGCTGTTTGTGCCCGATACCGTGAAAGATAATCAGCAGCTGATGGCGTGGTATAAAAACTGGCAGCCGCCGCAACCGCCCGGAACGACACGTGTGTATTCCAATTTAGGTATTGGCCTGCTGGGCATCATCACCGCGAAAAGCCTGCACCAGTCGTTTACCGACGCCATGGAAAAACAGTTATTACCGGCGATGGGAATGTCGCATACCTATGTGCAGGTGCCCGCGGCAGCCATGGGGCGCTATGCGCAGGGGTACAGCAAGCTGGATAAGCCCGTGCGCGTGACGCCCGCGCCGCTGGATGCGGAAGCTTACGGGCTGAAGTCAACGTCGGCGGATCTGATCCGCTGGCTGGCTATTCAGTTACAGCAGCAGCCAGTGGCCCCGGCGTGGCAACAGGCGATCGCGACTACGCAGCAGGGGTACTACCGTACGGAGGCCTTCACCCAGGCGATGATGTGGGAGTATTACCCTTTAGCGGCAGATGAAGCGCAACGGGTGGCGGGTAACAGCGGGGCGCGCATCATGAACGGTATGCCTGCCACGCCGGTTTCGCCGCCAGAAGCAGCGCCGGCGCAGGCGTGGTACAACAAAACCGGCTCCACCAATGGCTTCGCCACCTATGCGGTATTCATCCCGGCGCAAAAAATTGCCGTTATTATGCTGGCCAATAAGTGGTATCCGAATGATGATCGCGTGAGAGCCGCCGATAAGATCATTCGTGCCATCAATAACAATCAATAA
- a CDS encoding glycerol-3-phosphate dehydrogenase/oxidase, whose amino-acid sequence MDNVLTREQRLNQLRQRHAAPVLIVGGGINGISTFRELALQGIPAILIEKGDWCQAASGALSRMIHGGLRYLETGEFALVKESVMERDRLLKNAAHYVFPLRTTVPVDNLSGGLVNATRRFLRLSDKPTRRGAMLIKTGLSLYDLYTRQYGTMPRHQVRNEAATRDRWPGFAPWVKYSASYYDAWISAPERLGFELIEDAERACPTALALNYLQLVSADGETVTLQDVLSGEHFTLQPHVLVNAGGAWIDQLNQRLHANAGGPRLIGGTKGSHLILDHPELLQMLAGEMVYFENEEGRVCIMFPWFGKVLVGSTDIRVDDPDSVVCEEEEKAYILASLRFVFPDIVVPDAAVVYTFCGVRPLPASDATVNGQISRNHSLVLLPPDATRAWSTLCLVGGKWTTFRRFGEEAADRVLRLLGEKRQVSTTDLPIGGGRDFPPASGQSAWLSQLARQYDVPLPRVTQLVKRYGSRALPLLARIQQQGEQPLRQHADYSALELHYLIEHEQVCQLEDLLVRRTGLAICGELTPALMQEISLLLASTLGWNENQRVQNLQRTCASLARLHGLTGLYPTVVQEEIRHVSNQ is encoded by the coding sequence ATGGATAATGTGTTGACCCGTGAACAGCGACTTAACCAGCTTCGTCAGCGACATGCCGCACCGGTACTGATTGTCGGCGGCGGTATTAATGGCATCAGTACCTTTCGGGAACTGGCTTTACAGGGCATACCGGCCATTCTGATTGAAAAAGGCGACTGGTGTCAGGCAGCAAGCGGTGCGCTGTCACGCATGATCCACGGCGGATTACGCTACCTGGAGACCGGCGAATTTGCGCTGGTGAAAGAATCGGTGATGGAACGCGATCGCCTGCTGAAAAACGCCGCGCACTATGTGTTCCCCCTGCGGACCACGGTGCCTGTCGATAATCTCAGTGGCGGGCTGGTCAATGCGACGCGGCGCTTTCTGCGGCTGAGTGATAAACCCACGCGGCGCGGCGCAATGCTGATTAAAACCGGCCTCAGCCTTTACGATCTCTATACCCGCCAGTATGGCACCATGCCGCGCCATCAGGTGCGTAATGAAGCGGCCACGCGCGATCGCTGGCCAGGTTTTGCCCCGTGGGTGAAATACAGTGCCAGCTATTACGATGCGTGGATCAGCGCACCGGAGCGGCTGGGCTTCGAACTCATTGAGGACGCAGAGCGCGCCTGCCCGACAGCGCTGGCACTCAACTATCTGCAGCTGGTCAGCGCTGACGGCGAAACGGTCACGCTGCAGGATGTCCTGAGCGGCGAGCACTTTACCCTGCAGCCGCACGTGCTGGTGAATGCCGGAGGCGCGTGGATCGATCAGCTTAATCAGCGGCTGCACGCGAATGCCGGTGGACCCCGGCTGATTGGCGGCACCAAAGGCTCACATCTGATTCTTGACCATCCGGAGCTGCTGCAGATGCTGGCGGGTGAAATGGTCTATTTCGAAAATGAAGAGGGCCGCGTCTGCATTATGTTCCCGTGGTTTGGGAAAGTGCTGGTGGGCTCAACCGATATTCGCGTGGACGACCCTGACAGCGTGGTGTGCGAAGAGGAGGAAAAAGCCTACATCCTTGCCTCGCTGCGCTTTGTGTTTCCGGACATCGTGGTGCCGGACGCCGCGGTGGTTTACACCTTTTGCGGCGTGCGGCCGTTGCCGGCCAGCGACGCCACGGTCAACGGCCAGATCTCCCGCAACCACTCGCTGGTGCTGCTGCCACCGGATGCCACCCGCGCCTGGAGTACGTTGTGTCTGGTCGGTGGCAAATGGACCACCTTCCGCCGCTTTGGCGAGGAAGCGGCCGATCGCGTGCTGCGCCTGCTGGGCGAAAAACGTCAGGTCTCCACTACCGATCTGCCCATCGGCGGCGGCCGGGATTTTCCCCCGGCTTCCGGCCAGAGCGCGTGGCTCAGCCAGCTGGCCCGGCAATATGACGTGCCGCTGCCGCGCGTCACGCAACTGGTCAAACGCTATGGCAGTCGCGCCCTGCCGCTGCTGGCACGCATTCAGCAACAGGGAGAGCAGCCGCTGCGCCAGCATGCCGACTACAGCGCGCTGGAGCTGCATTATCTGATTGAACATGAACAGGTGTGCCAGCTGGAGGATCTTCTTGTACGACGCACCGGGCTGGCCATCTGCGGCGAGCTCACCCCCGCGCTGATGCAGGAGATCTCGCTGCTGCTAGCCAGCACGCTGGGCTGGAACGAAAATCAGCGCGTGCAGAATCTGCAGCGCACCTGCGCCAGCCTGGCGCGCCTGCACGGTCTCACCGGCCTCTATCCCACAGTTGTTCAGGAGGAAATCCGCCATGTCAGTAACCAGTAA
- a CDS encoding class I fructose-bisphosphate aldolase, producing MSVTSKVRMNRLFRDGKCLDVAIDHGIANEPDFLLGLENIAHVMQSLIAARPDAIQVNYGQADLLQQCPARKPALVMRTDVGNAYNASRHREMWAVLHNPDEPILAALQMDAAAVVVNLYLIPDEPGILRMCIENIGRLRQACERYAMPLMVEPLVMAPAGQGAAYGSLGDVEKMVPLVRLARELGADIIKADPTDNTDDFHRVVEAARCPTLVRGGGKGEIGAVLAKSAALMAQGASGMVYGRNVYQHENPSRVVKALMAIIHQGASGAQALDIYQQG from the coding sequence ATGTCAGTAACCAGTAAGGTGCGGATGAATCGTCTGTTCCGCGACGGCAAATGCCTGGATGTCGCCATCGATCACGGCATCGCCAACGAACCCGATTTTCTGCTGGGGCTGGAGAATATTGCGCACGTTATGCAGAGCCTGATTGCCGCCCGGCCGGACGCGATACAGGTCAATTACGGTCAGGCCGATCTGCTGCAGCAGTGTCCGGCGCGCAAACCCGCGCTGGTGATGCGCACCGACGTAGGCAACGCCTATAACGCGTCCCGCCACCGTGAAATGTGGGCAGTGCTGCACAATCCGGACGAACCCATTCTCGCCGCGCTGCAGATGGACGCCGCCGCGGTGGTGGTGAACCTCTATCTGATTCCGGATGAACCCGGCATTTTGCGCATGTGCATCGAGAATATCGGCCGGTTACGGCAGGCGTGTGAACGTTACGCGATGCCGCTGATGGTCGAGCCGCTGGTGATGGCCCCTGCCGGTCAGGGGGCGGCCTATGGTTCGCTGGGCGATGTGGAGAAAATGGTGCCGCTGGTCAGGCTGGCGCGGGAACTGGGTGCAGACATCATCAAAGCGGACCCGACCGATAACACAGATGACTTTCACCGCGTGGTTGAAGCCGCGCGCTGCCCGACGCTGGTGCGCGGCGGCGGCAAAGGAGAGATCGGCGCCGTGCTGGCTAAAAGCGCGGCGCTGATGGCCCAGGGTGCCAGTGGCATGGTGTACGGGCGCAATGTGTATCAGCACGAGAATCCGTCGCGCGTGGTTAAGGCACTGATGGCAATCATCCATCAGGGTGCCAGCGGCGCGCAGGCGCTGGATATTTACCAGCAGGGTTAA
- a CDS encoding FGGY-family carbohydrate kinase, translating into MSQLLGIDAGNTMIKAVLFDLRGRVQAVAECAGETQQSQPGYADRRIDDIWQGVCQAVRGCLQQAGSDGRDIIAVGAAGHGNGLYVLDRQQQPLCGIQSIDQRAIATAQALIDSGAAASIHQLSLQQPWPAATPVLIRWIRDNQPDLWAQAGHLLCAKDVIVHFLSGVIGTDYSDAAGAGLIDYRLRSYSETLLALYGIADALPRLPALRESCAVAGRVTAQAARLTGLPAGIPVVAGLFDVIASAVGSGVVNCGEASIVAGTWSINQVVVEKPHYLRPVFMNAIVENDRYMAIEASATSAANLDWFLREFDDGRSGQGAGRSSDSVALVQPNPQLPLYHPYLYAGRKAEPAKAGFYGLGGWHTRADMLFALFEGVTFAHRAHIDRLRAAGLAFRQANLSGGATRSSVWPQMFADVLNIPIRVAGCKETGALGAALCAGVGAGVWPNLTTAVQHAVPLSAAALQPRPDRVAFHDARYRRFKKLELAMRDIWSEAG; encoded by the coding sequence ATGAGCCAGCTTCTGGGCATTGATGCCGGCAATACCATGATTAAAGCGGTGCTGTTCGATCTGCGTGGCCGCGTGCAGGCCGTGGCAGAGTGCGCCGGTGAAACACAGCAGTCGCAGCCCGGTTATGCCGATCGCCGCATTGACGATATCTGGCAGGGAGTCTGCCAGGCCGTGCGCGGTTGTCTGCAGCAGGCAGGCAGCGACGGCCGGGATATTATTGCCGTAGGCGCGGCCGGGCACGGCAACGGACTGTATGTCCTGGACAGGCAGCAGCAACCGCTGTGCGGCATCCAGTCTATCGATCAGCGCGCAATCGCCACCGCACAGGCGCTCATCGACAGCGGTGCCGCCGCATCAATTCATCAGCTCTCGCTGCAGCAACCCTGGCCGGCGGCAACGCCGGTGCTGATCCGCTGGATCCGCGATAATCAGCCCGATCTCTGGGCGCAGGCGGGCCATCTGCTGTGCGCCAAAGACGTTATCGTGCACTTTCTGAGTGGCGTCATCGGCACCGACTACTCCGATGCCGCCGGTGCCGGGCTGATTGACTACCGCCTGCGCAGCTACAGTGAGACGTTACTGGCGCTGTACGGCATTGCCGATGCGCTGCCGCGTTTGCCGGCGCTGCGCGAATCCTGCGCTGTCGCCGGCCGGGTGACGGCGCAGGCCGCACGGCTGACCGGGCTGCCCGCCGGCATTCCGGTGGTTGCCGGACTGTTTGATGTGATCGCCAGCGCGGTGGGATCGGGCGTCGTCAACTGTGGTGAGGCATCTATCGTGGCCGGCACCTGGAGCATTAATCAGGTGGTGGTGGAGAAACCGCACTATCTGCGACCGGTCTTCATGAATGCCATTGTGGAAAACGATCGTTATATGGCGATTGAAGCCAGCGCCACTTCCGCTGCCAATCTTGACTGGTTTCTGCGTGAATTTGACGACGGCCGCAGCGGGCAAGGCGCGGGGCGCAGCAGCGACAGCGTGGCCCTCGTGCAGCCCAATCCCCAACTGCCGCTGTATCACCCTTACCTCTATGCCGGACGCAAAGCCGAGCCGGCGAAAGCCGGCTTTTATGGGCTCGGTGGCTGGCACACGCGCGCCGATATGCTGTTTGCGCTGTTTGAAGGCGTCACCTTTGCTCATCGCGCGCACATTGACCGCCTGCGGGCCGCGGGCCTTGCCTTTCGGCAGGCGAATCTCTCTGGCGGCGCGACGCGCAGCAGCGTCTGGCCGCAGATGTTTGCCGATGTGCTGAATATTCCGATTCGCGTCGCCGGCTGCAAAGAGACCGGTGCGCTGGGGGCCGCGCTGTGTGCCGGTGTCGGGGCGGGCGTCTGGCCCAATCTGACCACAGCCGTACAGCATGCCGTGCCGCTCAGCGCCGCAGCCCTGCAACCCCGTCCGGATCGCGTGGCGTTTCATGACGCCCGCTATCGCCGTTTTAAAAAGCTGGAGCTGGCCATGCGCGATATCTGGAGCGAAGCCGGTTGA
- the parS gene encoding type II RES/Xre toxin-antitoxin system antitoxin — MTLTSSAPRAQRARVFDPSLIPRSTRSFMDQMGLPKNRLKAHKLITEGIDVGIVERAASVLQASPIDIAQMVSIDRNTYRRREKAGTHLSVEQGARIYQVFEVLDAAINLFSGDAQAAMQWMNQPALALDDVQPLSMLSTPAGCDAVLTLIGRLEQGVIV; from the coding sequence ATGACCCTGACATCATCTGCACCCCGTGCGCAGCGCGCGCGCGTTTTTGACCCTTCACTGATTCCGCGCAGTACCCGCTCCTTCATGGATCAGATGGGGTTACCCAAAAACCGCCTGAAGGCGCATAAACTGATTACGGAAGGGATTGATGTCGGCATCGTGGAGCGCGCGGCCAGCGTACTGCAGGCCTCACCCATCGACATCGCGCAGATGGTCTCGATTGACCGTAACACCTACCGCCGTCGGGAAAAAGCCGGTACGCACCTGTCAGTGGAACAGGGTGCGCGCATTTATCAGGTATTCGAAGTGCTGGATGCCGCAATTAACCTGTTTTCCGGTGATGCGCAGGCGGCAATGCAGTGGATGAATCAGCCCGCCCTGGCGCTGGATGATGTGCAGCCCCTCAGCATGCTCAGCACCCCGGCCGGCTGTGACGCCGTATTAACGCTGATTGGCCGGCTGGAACAGGGCGTGATCGTCTGA
- a CDS encoding RES family NAD+ phosphorylase gives MARRKESAEPGRVFYRLVKETWASQAFSGAGAEKWGGRWNPPGTKAVYLSSSRALATLELVVHAGKALLQQSRFVIFSVFVPESEIIALDSSKLPAGWEKYQQQEETQAIGAAFLNLENNFPLLMTVPSILTGEDNALLNPDHPAAAAILAQATPAPFAIDHRIKEDNPG, from the coding sequence ATGGCACGCCGGAAGGAGTCCGCCGAACCCGGCCGGGTGTTTTATCGCCTGGTCAAAGAGACCTGGGCCAGTCAGGCCTTCAGCGGCGCCGGGGCAGAAAAATGGGGTGGCCGCTGGAACCCGCCAGGGACCAAAGCGGTTTACCTCAGCAGCTCCCGGGCGCTGGCCACGCTGGAACTGGTGGTGCATGCCGGTAAGGCTTTGCTGCAGCAGAGCCGCTTTGTGATTTTTAGCGTATTTGTTCCCGAAAGCGAAATCATCGCCCTGGACAGCAGCAAACTTCCCGCAGGCTGGGAAAAGTATCAGCAGCAGGAAGAGACGCAGGCCATCGGCGCGGCCTTCCTGAACCTTGAAAACAACTTCCCGCTACTCATGACCGTGCCCAGCATCCTGACCGGTGAGGATAACGCCCTGCTCAACCCTGACCACCCCGCCGCTGCCGCCATTCTCGCGCAGGCCACCCCGGCACCTTTCGCCATCGACCACCGCATCAAAGAAGATAACCCGGGCTAA
- the hpxO gene encoding FAD-dependent urate hydroxylase HpxO codes for MKAIVIGAGIGGMTAAIALEQVGIDTAVFEAVKEMKPVGAAISVWPNGVKCLNALGMKAQLRALSGNMAYMAYHDAHSGTPLTRFSLLPLVQQVGEYPSPVARAELQAMLIDTYGRPRIRFGKRVTHVEQHARGVTAWFDDGTQESGDFLVAADGTHSVLRAWVTGEKRERRYAGYVNWNGLVTLDESIAPADQWTTFVGEGKRVSLMPVSGQRFYYFFDVPLPKGLAQDRASAKQDLKSYFRDWAAPVQRLIESLDASTINRVEIHDIEPFSRFVRGRVALLGDAAHSTTPDIGQGGCAAMEDAVVLAQTLATHSLGIEDALLRYQARRVERTRDLVLKARKRCDVTHARDAAVTAAWYADLRNETGERVLAGMCDTIEGGPLG; via the coding sequence ATGAAAGCGATTGTAATCGGAGCGGGTATAGGCGGCATGACGGCCGCCATTGCGCTGGAGCAGGTGGGCATTGATACCGCGGTATTTGAAGCAGTGAAAGAGATGAAGCCGGTCGGTGCCGCGATTTCGGTGTGGCCCAACGGCGTAAAATGCCTGAATGCGCTCGGCATGAAGGCGCAGCTGCGCGCGCTGAGCGGCAACATGGCTTATATGGCATATCACGATGCGCACAGCGGCACGCCGCTCACCCGCTTCAGCCTGCTGCCGCTGGTGCAGCAGGTCGGCGAATATCCCTCTCCGGTCGCGCGCGCGGAGCTGCAGGCCATGCTGATTGATACCTATGGCCGCCCGCGTATCCGTTTTGGCAAACGCGTGACGCACGTTGAACAGCACGCCCGCGGCGTCACCGCCTGGTTTGATGACGGCACGCAGGAATCAGGTGATTTCCTCGTGGCCGCCGATGGCACCCATTCAGTTTTGCGCGCCTGGGTCACCGGGGAAAAGCGTGAGCGACGCTATGCCGGTTACGTTAACTGGAACGGGCTGGTCACCCTTGATGAAAGCATCGCACCCGCCGATCAGTGGACCACCTTTGTCGGCGAAGGCAAACGGGTGTCACTGATGCCGGTCAGCGGCCAGCGCTTTTACTATTTCTTTGATGTGCCGCTGCCCAAAGGGCTGGCGCAGGATCGCGCCTCGGCTAAACAGGATTTGAAAAGCTATTTTCGCGACTGGGCCGCGCCGGTACAGCGCCTGATTGAGAGCCTGGATGCCAGCACCATCAACCGCGTTGAAATTCACGATATTGAACCCTTCAGCCGCTTTGTGCGCGGACGCGTGGCGCTGCTGGGCGATGCGGCGCACAGCACTACCCCGGACATTGGTCAGGGCGGCTGCGCCGCCATGGAGGATGCCGTGGTGCTGGCACAGACGCTGGCCACGCACTCGCTGGGAATCGAAGACGCGCTGCTGCGCTATCAGGCGCGCCGCGTTGAACGCACGCGCGATCTGGTGCTGAAGGCGCGTAAGCGCTGCGATGTCACGCATGCCAGGGACGCCGCCGTGACGGCCGCCTGGTATGCGGATTTACGCAATGAAACCGGCGAGCGGGTGCTGGCCGGCATGTGTGACACCATTGAAGGCGGGCCGCTGGGCTGA